The following coding sequences lie in one Arachis ipaensis cultivar K30076 chromosome B05, Araip1.1, whole genome shotgun sequence genomic window:
- the LOC107643178 gene encoding uncharacterized protein LOC107643178 yields MKKIHTLMIMVTSTINLNVKLQFATHLLLRLLLHMPRFTCKCFSFVWNRTTTRNTNNTLALPQTFSLSAPLPQWPQGQGFASGIVSLGEIEVCEITRFEFVWSSSDTIDIRKSVAFYKPVGIPDGFRVLGHYCQPCYKPLRGFVLVAREAEASKSESTEIRDSDELPALRNPLDYTLVWCSNAGGKEVSNGSGYFWIPLPPKGYKALGYLVTHKPEKPHLDEISCVRADLTDICEPYRATFDASSVIPEIPFQVWSLRPSDRGMWGKGVSVGTFFCSSYWIKGEELPIACLKNLNSMLPAMPQLQQIHALIEHYGPTVFFHPEEVYLPSSVEWFFSNGALLYRKGTTMGEAIDATGSSLPVGGTNDGEFWIDLPNDDRREFVKRGDLKSAKLYAHVKPALGGTFTDIAMWVFCPFNGPSTLKLGIMSMPFSKVGEHVGDWEHFTLRISNFTGELWSIYFSQHSGGKWVDAQDLEYVDGNKAIVYSSRNGHASFPHAGTYIQGSSKLGIGIRNDATRSNLYVDSSSQYEVVAAEYLGDAVSEPQWLQFMREWGPKIVYDSKTELDKIINALPLRLRSSFENLVKKLPVELYGEEGPTGPKEKNNWIGDERW; encoded by the exons ATGAAGAAGATCCACACTCTGATGATCATGGTGACTTCAACCATCAACCTCAACGTGAAGCTCCAATTTGCAACTCACCTGTTATTGCGGTTACTCCTCCACATGCCTCGCTTCACCTGCAAATGCTTCTCCTTCGTTTGGAACCGAACCACCACTCGCAACACCAATAATACCCTCGCTCTCCCTCAAACCTTTTCTCTCTCTGCTCCTCTTCCTCAATGGCCTCAAG GACAAGGTTTTGCTTCGGGAATTGTTAGCCTTGGTGAAATTGAAGTGTGTGAGATCACAAGGTTTGAGTTTGTTTGGAGCAGCAGTGATACAATAGACATTAGAAAATCTGTTGCATTCTATAAGCCTGTAGGAATACCGGATGGATTCCGCGTTCTCGGTCACTATTGTCAGCCCTGCTACAAGCCCTTGAGGGGTTTTGTACTTGTGGCTAGGGAAGCAGAAGCTTCCAAATCCGAAAGTACTGAAATTCGCGACAGCGATGAATTGCCGGCTCTGAGGAATCCCCTTGATTATACATTGGTATGGTGTTCTAATGCAGGAGGCAAGGAAGTGTCGAATGGTTCTGGTTACTTTTGGATACCCCTGCCTCCTAAAGGATACAAAGCTCTTGGCTACTTGGTTACTCACAAGCCTGAAAAGCCTCATTTGGATGAAATTAGTTGTGTTCGTGCCGATCTCACTGATATATGTGAACCTTACCGTGCAACGTTTGATGCTAGTTCTGTGATTCCGGAGATTCCATTTCAGGTATGGAGTTTGAGACCGAGTGATCGTGGCATGTGGGGGAAAGGAGTTTCAGTAGGGACATTTTTCTGCAGTAGTTATTGGATCAAAGGAGAAGAGTTACCAATTGCATGCTTGAAGAATTTGAACTCAATGCTACCAGCAATGCCACAACTCCAACAAATACATGCACTCATAGAGCACTATGGTCCTACTGTTTTCTTTCATCCTGAGGAAGTTTACTTGCCGTCTTCTGTTGAATGGTTCTTCAGCAACGGAGCACTCTTGTACAGAAAAGGCACAACAATGGGTGAGGCCATTGATGCAACCGGCTCAAGTTTACCGGTTGGAGGGACAAACGATGGGGAGTTTTGGATAGATTTGCCGAATGATGATCGAAGGGAGTTTGTGAAACGCGGCGACTTGAAAAGTGCAAAATTGTATGCTCATGTGAAGCCAGCTCTAGGTGGAACTTTCACAGACATTGCCATGTGGGTATTTTGCCCCTTCAATGGACCTTCCACTCTGAAATTAGGAATTATGAGTATGCCTTTTAGCAAGGTTGGAGAGCATGTGGGAGATTGGGAGCATTTCACACTTCGGATATCTAATTTCACTGGAGAACTTTGGAGTATCTATTTCTCACAGCATAGTGGTGGTAAATGGGTGGATGCCCAAGATTTGGAGTATGTTGATGGCAACAAAGCTATTGTTTACTCGTCAAGAAATGGACATGCAAGTTTCCCACATGCTGGAACCTATATCCAAGGGTCTTCAAAGCTTGGAATTGGGATCAGGAATGATGCTACTAGAAGCAATTTGTATGTGGATTCTAGTTCTCAGTACGAGGTTGTTGCAGCTGAGTACCTAGGAGATGCTGTCAGTGAGCCTCAGTGGTTGCAGTTTATGAGAGAGTGGGGTCCCAAAATTGTTTATGATTCAAAAACTGAGCTGGATAAGATCATCAATGCTCTGCCACTCAGGCTTCGAAGTTCATTCGAGAACTTAGTTAAAAAGCTACCAGTGGAGTTGTATGGTGAGGAAGGTCCTACAgggccaaaagagaaaaataactggATAGGAGATGAAAGATGGTGA
- the LOC107643179 gene encoding ADP-ribosylation factor isoform X1, translating into MGQAFRKLFDAFFGNSEMRVVMLGLDAAGKTTILYKLHIGEVLSTVPTIGFNVEKVQYKNVIFTVWDVGGQEKLRPLWRHYFNNTDGLIYVVDSLDRERIGQAKQEFQAIINDPFMLNSVILVFANKQDLRGAMTPMEVCEGLGLFDLKNRKWHLQGTCALKGDGLYEGLDWLATTLKERKAAGFSSVGTSF; encoded by the exons ATGGGTCAAGCTTTTCGGAAGCTCTTCGACGCCTTCTTCGGCAACTCCGAGATGCGG GTTGTGATGCTTGGTCTTGACGCAGCTGGCAAAACCACCATACTCTACAAGCTTCACATTGGAGAGGTTCTTTCTACTGTTCCTACTATTG GGTTCAATGTGGAGAAAGTTCAATATAAGAATGTGATATTCACTGTTTGGGATGTGGGTGGCCAAGAGAAGTTAAGGCCACTCTGGAGGCACTATTTCAATAACACTGACGGTCTG ATTTATGTTGTTGATAGTCTGGACCGCGAGAGAATTGGCCAAGCGAAGCAGGAATTTCAG GCAATCATAAATGACCCATTTATGCTCAATAGTGTCATCTTGGTCTTTGCTAACAAACAGGACCTG AGAGGAGCTATGACACCAATGGAAGTATGTGAAGGACTTGGTCTATTTGATCTGAAGAATAGAAAATGGCACTTACAAGGCACTTGCGCGCTTAAGGGAGATGGCCTTTATGAGGGCTTGGACTGGTTGGCTACAACTCTAAAGGAGAGAAAAGCTGCCGGATTCTCCTCTGTAGGAACCTCCTTCTAA
- the LOC107643179 gene encoding ADP-ribosylation factor isoform X4 produces the protein MGQAFRKLFDAFFGNSEMRVVMLGLDAAGKTTILYKLHIGEVLSTVPTIGFNVEKVQYKNVIFTVWDVGGQEKLRPLWRHYFNNTDGLIYVVDSLDRERIGQAKQEFQRGAMTPMEVCEGLGLFDLKNRKWHLQGTCALKGDGLYEGLDWLATTLKERKAAGFSSVGTSF, from the exons ATGGGTCAAGCTTTTCGGAAGCTCTTCGACGCCTTCTTCGGCAACTCCGAGATGCGG GTTGTGATGCTTGGTCTTGACGCAGCTGGCAAAACCACCATACTCTACAAGCTTCACATTGGAGAGGTTCTTTCTACTGTTCCTACTATTG GGTTCAATGTGGAGAAAGTTCAATATAAGAATGTGATATTCACTGTTTGGGATGTGGGTGGCCAAGAGAAGTTAAGGCCACTCTGGAGGCACTATTTCAATAACACTGACGGTCTG ATTTATGTTGTTGATAGTCTGGACCGCGAGAGAATTGGCCAAGCGAAGCAGGAATTTCAG AGAGGAGCTATGACACCAATGGAAGTATGTGAAGGACTTGGTCTATTTGATCTGAAGAATAGAAAATGGCACTTACAAGGCACTTGCGCGCTTAAGGGAGATGGCCTTTATGAGGGCTTGGACTGGTTGGCTACAACTCTAAAGGAGAGAAAAGCTGCCGGATTCTCCTCTGTAGGAACCTCCTTCTAA
- the LOC107643179 gene encoding ADP-ribosylation factor isoform X3 — MLGLDAAGKTTILYKLHIGEVLSTVPTIGFNVEKVQYKNVIFTVWDVGGQEKLRPLWRHYFNNTDGLIYVVDSLDRERIGQAKQEFQAIINDPFMLNSVILVFANKQDLRGAMTPMEVCEGLGLFDLKNRKWHLQGTCALKGDGLYEGLDWLATTLKERKAAGFSSVGTSF; from the exons ATGCTTGGTCTTGACGCAGCTGGCAAAACCACCATACTCTACAAGCTTCACATTGGAGAGGTTCTTTCTACTGTTCCTACTATTG GGTTCAATGTGGAGAAAGTTCAATATAAGAATGTGATATTCACTGTTTGGGATGTGGGTGGCCAAGAGAAGTTAAGGCCACTCTGGAGGCACTATTTCAATAACACTGACGGTCTG ATTTATGTTGTTGATAGTCTGGACCGCGAGAGAATTGGCCAAGCGAAGCAGGAATTTCAG GCAATCATAAATGACCCATTTATGCTCAATAGTGTCATCTTGGTCTTTGCTAACAAACAGGACCTG AGAGGAGCTATGACACCAATGGAAGTATGTGAAGGACTTGGTCTATTTGATCTGAAGAATAGAAAATGGCACTTACAAGGCACTTGCGCGCTTAAGGGAGATGGCCTTTATGAGGGCTTGGACTGGTTGGCTACAACTCTAAAGGAGAGAAAAGCTGCCGGATTCTCCTCTGTAGGAACCTCCTTCTAA
- the LOC107643179 gene encoding ADP-ribosylation factor isoform X2, with protein sequence MGQAFRKLFDAFFGNSEMRVVMLGLDAAGKTTILYKLHIGEVLSTVPTIGFNVEKVQYKNVIFTVWDVGGQEKLRPLWRHYFNNTDGLIYVVDSLDRERIGQAKQEFQAIINDPFMLNSVILVFANKQDLSKRILLRDHVRRYKFAHMHVTSSPETPPLDLSHSCKINQREEL encoded by the exons ATGGGTCAAGCTTTTCGGAAGCTCTTCGACGCCTTCTTCGGCAACTCCGAGATGCGG GTTGTGATGCTTGGTCTTGACGCAGCTGGCAAAACCACCATACTCTACAAGCTTCACATTGGAGAGGTTCTTTCTACTGTTCCTACTATTG GGTTCAATGTGGAGAAAGTTCAATATAAGAATGTGATATTCACTGTTTGGGATGTGGGTGGCCAAGAGAAGTTAAGGCCACTCTGGAGGCACTATTTCAATAACACTGACGGTCTG ATTTATGTTGTTGATAGTCTGGACCGCGAGAGAATTGGCCAAGCGAAGCAGGAATTTCAG GCAATCATAAATGACCCATTTATGCTCAATAGTGTCATCTTGGTCTTTGCTAACAAACAGGACCTG TCGAAGAGGATTTTGCTGAGGGACCATGTTAGGAGATATAAATTTGCTCATATGCATGTGACTAGCAGCCCTGAAACACCACCTCTTGATCTTTCCCACAGTTGTAAAATCAACCAGAG AGAGGAGCTATGA